atatttcgatgattgtgtgattgctttgggctatccgaaacatacaggaggcagcgtgaattggccttcctattcgccagacatgaacccctgtgacttctttctgtggggccacttgaaagaccaggtgtaccgccagaatccagaaacaattgaacagctgaagcagtacatctcatctgcatatgaagccattccaccagacactttgtcaaaggtttcgggtaattactttcagagactacgccatattaatgctacgcatggtggatatgtggaaaatatcgtactgtagagtttcccagaccacagcgccatctgttgttgacaattgtaactactgtaatttcgaaagtttgtctccaTGAAAATgtcctgttgtcccaagcatattgcaacaaacggtgtatttctatcgcagctcgtttagtttgtattgccgtttcaaatataccggtcatttttgaaacaccctgtaattaccTAAAAATGAGGAACAGTGAAAAATGTTACTGCTTTTCCATGAACATTATTCTGCTACTGGTGAACTGTTTGTGCTAATATAACAAATAGATGATTTTTGAAAGATAATACTTATTATTTGTCTGAATGGGCCTTATTTACAGAGAAAAAACTTTTCTGTAGTGAAATTACTTTTAAATTACTCAAGATTCCCAATTTCTTGCAGTTTGTCTATGAGATATGAATCAAAAATGTTGCACAAGTGCAAATAACTGACTTTTTATCTAATACTATGATTGAGCCTCCACAAGGACATCACttacaatttttattgttttatacatgtgtattacatttaatttttattgttactCACGAATAATGTTAAAGAATAAATCTACTTGCATTTATATGAAAGTATGGCAAGATCCTCAAGGAATCCTCTGTAAGATATTTAGCTGGCAACTCCACACACATATTAATTTAATTGTGACAATACAAATGCCAATATGTAATcaacaaataaataattgtaatgGGTGTGTTTCCTTTCTTGTAAGTGTATGGCCCTAAAATATAATatcaaattttgaaaatgaaattcaagtaaactaTGGGATTGCCAAGTCACACAAAAGCATGGAAAAGCCCTGTTGGCTTGGCTCCCTGCTGCTCTAGGCTCCACAGCAGTGAGTGCTTGCATACAGCAAGCAAACAGTATCATTCAAGGTCCAAATCATTGTACGAGCAAAGTACAAGaacatacacactgaagagccaaagaaactgatacacctgcctaatacggagtagggcccccgcgagcacacagaagtgccgaacacaatgtggcatggacttgactaatgtctgaagtagtgctggagggaactgacaccatgaatcctgcgtaagagtacgaggaggtggagatctcttctgtacagcatgttgcgagacatcccagatattctcaataatgttcatgtctgggtagtttgctggccagcagaagtgtttaaattcaagagagtgttcctagagccactctgtagcaattctgggtgtgtggggtgttgtattgtcctgctggaattggcaaagtctgtcagaatgccgaatggacatgaatggatgcaggtgatcagacaagttgCTTaagtgtgtgtcacctgtcagagtcgaatctagacatatcaggggtcccatatcattccaactgcacattccccacaccattacagagcctccaccagcttgaacagttccctgctgacatgcagggtccaaggattcatgaggttgtctccatacccgtataagtccatccactcaatacaatttgaaacgagactcgtccaaccagacaacatgtttccagtcatcaacagtcccgtgtcagtgttgactggcccaggtgaggcataaagctttgtgtcatacagtaatcaagggtacatgagtgggcctttggcttcgaaaggccatatcagtgatgttttgttgaatggtttgcgcaCTGAAACttcttgatggtccagcactgaaatctgcagcaatttgcaggaggGTTGCACgtttgtcatgttgaatgattctctaaaGTCAtttttggtcccattcttgcaggatctttttccagttgtggtaatatcagagatttgatgttttacctgattcctgatattcacggtacacacatgaaatggtcatatgggaaagtcCTCGCTTCAtcactactttggagatgctgtgtcccatcgcatgtgtgccaactataacaccacattcaaactcacttaaatcttgataacctgccactgtagcagctctAACTGAtcaaacaactgtgtcagacacttgttgtcttattaaaGCATTGCCAACTGGACCGCCATATTCTGCCtagttacatatctctatatttgaatatgcatatctataccactttctttgccaCTTCAGTATATAAGACACTAAAATTTGTCATTGTAAATTGATCGGCAGCACCTGACATTATAGAGTCAACCAACTTTTGTTTGCCTTGTACAATCTTGTGAACATGAAACCAGACAGACTGAAGACAATGGGTTTCATTGCCCACATTTTGTCTAGTAACTAGGCATCGTCAATGGTAGTGGACCTTTGCATATATTTGGTGAATTTAAAGTTACCTTTAACATATTATGCAACATTGATCTTTATCCTTTTCCATGGCCAGAAGAAATCTCTAAATTATCTGAGGGTAAGacaataatgcattggtccacatctggcccttatgcaggcagcTACTTTGGCTGGACATTGATGGGTAGAGTTTttagatgtcctcttgagggatatcataATAATTTCTGCCCAGTTGGATGTCAGATtctcaaaatcccaagatggttggagggccctgctcataatgctccaaatgttcacaAGCAGGGAGAGATCTGGCAATGCTGCTGcctaaggtagggtttgacaagcataaagacatgcagtagaaactcttCCTATGTATGGGCAGGAATTATATTGCAGAAATGTTTGCCCAGGGTGGCTCTCCATGCAGGGCAACAAAATGGAGCAGAGAATAATGTTGATGTATAATTGTACTGGTCATTGGTGCTCAGTTCAAAGCAggcttcatcactgaagatgattcTACTCCATTTAAAGAGATTATAGGCTGAAGACATGTCTGGTGACTTTGCAGACCGCTATGAGTTACCAACCTGATTCACCAGTCATGTGGTCTTACAGCCAGTAGTGATGGTGttgagtgccatttctttttatagcaggacccctttggttgtcatccatggcgcACTTACAGCACAGAATATGTTGATGATGCTCTATGCTATGTTTTGAAGTTCTTCATagtaagtcatcctgggcttacatttcagcaaaataatgcccgcctgcacacagtGAGAGATcctactgtttgtcttcatgcttgtcaaaccctaccttggccagaaaggttgcCAGAATTCTCCCCAACTAAGAATGTTTGGACCATTATGGACTAAGCCCTCCAACCCTCTTGGGATTTTTATGATCAAATGCACCAACTGGACAGACATGATATCCttcacgaggacatccaacaatgcAATCAGTAAATTTCAAGCAGAAACACTGCTTACATAATGgttttattgacttgttcaattggtgaagctctttctcctgactaAATCATCCAGTttgtctgaaattataatcatttgtttgcctgtgcaTGTACCagttttcatcatcatttttttgGTCTTAGAGTGTACTAGCATTTGCAATTGCCATAAAGCATGAAAATTCAGTAAGTTTTGGTTTTAAAGCATTGTTAAGGAATACACATATGTAATCATTACCATTTGGAGTCACATATTCACCCACCATATTATAGTGATATTTAGAACAGCTGATTCAAGGGGTCTCTCATGTGCAAACTACTCAGGTGACAATATAGTAATAGGGGCTGCATGGGAACAATACTTGAAAAATATAAAGCCTCTTTTTAATAGACTCCAAATCTGCCGTGTATATTACGGAATATACAAATTCAGTTTTTTCAGTGGAGTGTTAAGTATCGAGGGCACATTTTCAGTAAGCAGGTCTTAAGCTGGCGTCAATAATGTCAACTACTTGAACTTGAAAAGATTTGTCAATGTAGTGGTAATCAAAATCTGACCACAATGCCAGCATTAACTGTCAACTCCCAAAAATCTAAAACAACCACAGTATTTTTTGAGTAACCTGACATACTATAGCAAATATGTTTTTGATGCAGTCTAGATGACCTATACATAGAGCAGCTTGCACAAAGAAAGATGTTATGTCTCAATGGCCTACTTCCTGCCAAAAGGCCTCTATGCAATAAAAAGTGCCTTACATCCTTTCTCAGCCAAGCAACAATCATGGCAAGCAACAGCCTTACATGAGCAGTGGATGCATTATGACATTGTCAAAGTGTAGTCAAACTAGAATGCTGACAGTACTGGATAACTGTTTGGTATGCCTTTGAAACATCATCAGTAGGCCTACTACCAAAATAATTCACAGGTAGAAAAAGAGGTACtggccattttttattgcataagaAAGTTTCATAATTACCTCTTTGACACCAGTTTTTAGTTGACTATGGGCCATATGTCACTGATTTCCCTAGTAAGTCAATAAGCTCACAGAATAGTGGGAAGTGTAATTACAAGAATGATGTTCATTATGGGCACCCCTCTCAACATGCTAAAGCAGTCATGTAATCCCACTTGTATATGCATCTCAACAATGACTTTGACACATAAGAAGCCCTGCATTTCAAAATGGACGAGAGAAGCTTTGTTACAGTATTTCTCTCCATAGCCTAATCCAGAGCACCCTTTAGAGtggcacaagtcacctaattcccataaattccagagAGGGAGTCAACGAGGTCTGATGCTAAGTTCAATCAAATCATATATGTCTTCAATTagcttcagatctggtgagttgtggGCCATCACATCAATGGGAACTTACCACTGTGTTGcttgaaccattccatcacactcctggccttgtgacatggtgcattatcttgttgaaaaatgccatttctGATGCGAAACATGATGTTCCTGATTGGGTGTATGTGGTCTGTATCTGGTGCATGCTACTCATTGGTCATCAtgatgccttgcatgagctccactggaccaatgaatgcccacgtgaatgttcacaAGAGCACTATGGAGCAGCTACTAGATTGTTTCCATCCTGCAATACAAGTGTCAAGGAgtagttcccctggaagacaatgtatTTGCACCCTCCCATCAGTATAATAAAGAAGATATTGGGATTCATTAGACcacacagtgctctgccactgcaccaatgtccagtgccaatggtcatatgccatttcagtcatagttgctgactGTGAGGGTCCATTGtatgagtgtttggtgcactgcatGTTCAGACATACTTTTAccttgcccagcattaaagtctgatgttagttccaccacagttcactactgtcctgttttaccagtctgcccagcctacaacatccGGCATCTGCAATGAGAGAAGGCCGTGCAATCCCACGgtatctggatgtggtttcactacATGTTGAAGATGTTCACCACAGCACTTTTCAAACATTCAAGTcacgcagtttccaaaatgctcgagcCAAGTTTTCAGGCCATAACAAactgccctcggtcaaattcagtTAGATTGcatgtcttccccattctacacacggacatcacgctcactgatactacatgcactgtgcatgtgtctgactagcagtcattcctcaccaggtgacagtGCTATCGTCTGGAcatgtttatatcaatagtaggtcagaAGCGGTAATGTTCTGACTGGCAGTTAATGATTTGGTTGGACTTGACACCCCCACCCTGTACAGCTGGCTAACCCTGAAAAAAAAAGTGATACTTTGATAGAGATCCTAGCTCGCTTTGTTCCTAAGTCATCAGGGCATTTTTAGCACCATGTGATAATTAAAGAGGGAGGGTTTTTGTATCCTCACTAAAAGACTTCAGGAATAACTGGCACAAATTGTGTTGAGACTCAGGCCACGTTAAGATGCTATTCATGGCTCTGCTGTGATTTTTGGATTTCCTGTGATTCTGTTTTGGACTGGAAATATTAACCATCCGGCAGCTTCAACTTTCGGGAGGAGATTTGATTAGCCTTGCTCTTTGAACTGTGAAGATGTACCTTATGTAACCTGGGATCTACACTTGAACATGGATCACAGCACTCAGTTACTTTCACTATTAATGTTTCTATTCTGTTTGTAGCAGGACAGTAGAGACCAATAGGGTATTTCTTTAAATTCTGCATAAACTTCTGCCACGTAAGTGTACGATAGTGGCATCATCTGCATAAAGAACCACATGAATGATTTTCAGATCTGAGGACTGAACTGTGCACACATGAGTATGCAcatatgtgcacacacacacacacacacacacacacaacaaacaaaagcATAGACAAAAATTTTATCCAAAACAAAGTATATACTTTGTTGACTTACATGAATGGAATGCATGGTATCTAGGATCTTGATCCTTTCCATGAAAGTCATCCTTGGAAACTACTGGTACAGATTTCCTTGTTGTGGTCCTTATTATAGGAAATATAGCAGAACCATCTTCTCCATCAAAACAGTCTGCATCATCTGTTCCAGGGAAACATTTAGGGGGTTTCACATCTGTTTCAATATTTATTGTGCTGTCAGCTGCACAATTCTTGTCTGGGGACCCTGGATAGCAGCCAGATGGTACCTCTGGCTTTACTCCAACTGTGGTTGAGACAACAGGTGGTAAATAACTTGGACCAGGAGTTGATGTCCGAGGTACTGTTGAGCATCTTGGATCTGGGGACCCAGGGAAGCATAGTGGTGATGAGGTTGTGTACGGAGGGGAAGTTTGGCATCTAGGATCATTTGAACCTGGAAAACATATTGGAGGTAAAATAGGTTTCTTAGTTGTCGTTGGACACCTTGGATCAAGACTACCTGGAAAACATTCTGGAGGATGTTCTGTAAGACATGGACAGTAGAATGGTGTTGTAAATGTAGGTGGTGCTATAGTTGTAGGTATTGATGGTATTTTAGGACACCGCGGATCAGGTGAACCTGGATAACATATTGGAGCACGTTCGGTAGTGGTTTGTGGGCATCGTGGATCTGGAGAGCCAGGATAGCATTGAGGTGGCGAAAATGTAGTAGTTGTAGGCCTAGGACATCTTGGGTCGGTGGATCCAGGATAACATACTAGTCTAACAGTTGTTGTGGGGATGGGGTAAGGAGTAGAAGTTTGTGGACACCTAGGATCAGAGGAGCCAGGGTAGCACTGAAGACTAGTGgttcttgttgtggttgttgttggccTAGGGCATCGAGGGTCCAGTGAACCTGGGTAACATGATGGCTGTCTCGTAGGCGGCTGGGTAGTTGTTCTTGGACATCTTGGATCAGTTGAGCCTGGGTAGCAGACTGGAGGTTTAATAGTTGTAGGTGGtgggagatatgtgcttcctggagTACTTGTTCTAGGTCTCGTGGTCGTTTGTGGACAGTGTGGATCTGGTGATCCTGGGTAACACACAGGTGTGCTTGGTGTTGTATACAGTGGTGGACATCTTGGATCAGTTGAACCTGGGAAGCACCTTGGTGTTGTGGGAGGTTTTGGACAACGAGGATCAGTTGAACCAGGATAACAAACAAGTCTTGGAGTAGTGGTAGGTGGTGCATATGTTGTAGTCTGTGGACAGCGAGGATCTAAAGATCCAGGGAAACAGCGTAATGGAGTTATGGTTGTGGTAGTGATTGGTTTAGGACATCTTGGATCTGTAGATCCTGGGAAACATCTTGGTGCAGGGGTGGTAGTTGTTGTTTTAGGACATCTGGGATCTGTAGATCCAGGGTAGCATCGTGGGGGTGGAGTTGAAGTTGTAGTTGGTCTTGGACAACGAGGATCTAGAGAACCTGGATAACAGATGGGTTGTCGTGCAGTTGTGGTAACTGGTGGTAGATAACTGCTACCTGGAGTAGTTGGCCTTGTGGTAGGTGGTGGACACCGGGGATCTGTTGAGCCAGGAAAACATCTTGGTGTTGTAGGAGGTTTTGGACAATGGGGATCTGTAGAACCAGGATAACAAACAAGTGGCTTTTCAGTAGTAGTAGTTGGTCGGTAAGTAGTGGTTGTTCTTGGACACCTCGGATCAGTCGATCCTGGATAGCAAACTGGTTTGCGAGTGGTGGTTGGTGGTGCAAATGTAGTTGTTTGTGGGCACCTGGGATCAAGAGATCCAGGATAGCAGCGTGGAGGGGGTTGtgttgaagtagtagtagtaggccTTGGACATCTGGGATCTGTAGATCCTGGGTAACATCTAGCTGGTGGGGTGGTTGTTGCTGGGCATCTGGGATCTGGTGATCCAGGGTAACAAGATGGTTGTCTTGTAGGTGGCTGAGTAGTTGTTCTTGGACATCTTGGATCAGTTGAGCCTGGGTAGCAGACTGGAGGTTTAATAGTTGTAGGTGGtgggagatatgtgcttcctggagTACTTGTTCTAGGTCTCGTGGTCGTTTGTGGACAGCGTGGATCTGGTGATCCTGGGTAACATACAGGTGTGCTTGGTGTTGTATAAGGTGGTGGACATCTTGGATCAGTCGAACCTGGGAAGCACCTTGGTGTTGTGGGAGGTTTTGGACAACGAGGATCAGTTGAACCAGGATAACATACAAGTGGGCGCTCTGTTGTAGTAGGTGGTCGGTATGTAGTGGTAGGTCTGGGACACCTAGGGTCAGTTGAACCAGGATAACAAACAAGTCTTGGAGTAGTGGTAGGTGGTGCATATGTTGTAGTCTGTGGACACCGAGGATCTAGAGAGCCTGGGTAACAGCGTAAGGTAGTTGTTGGGGTTGTGGTAGTGATTGGTTTAGGACATCTTGGGTCCGTAGATCCTGGGAAACATCTTGGAGCAGGAGTGGTGGTAGTTGTTTTAGGACATCTGGGATCTGTAGATCCTGGGTAGCATCGTGGAGGTGGAGTCGAGGTTGTAGTTGGTCTTTGGCAACGGGGATCTAGAGAACCTGGGTAACAGGTAGGTTGTCGCACAGTTGTTGTAATTGGTGGTAGGTAAGTGCTACCTGGGGTAGAAGGCCTTGTGGTAGGTTGTGGACAGCGAGGATCTGTTGAGCCAGGATAACAAACACGGGGGCGCTCTGTAGTAGTAGGTGGTCGATATGTGGTGGTTGGTTTGGGGCACCTTGGATCGGTTGAGCCTGGATAGCATTGAGGTCTAGCAGTTGTTGTGGATGGTACAAATGCAGTGGTTTTTGGGCACCTGGGGTCAAGAGAACCAGGATAGCAGCGTGGAGGGGGTTGTGTTGAAGTTGTAGTGGTGGGTCTAGGGCACCTCGGATCTGTAGAGCCTGGGTAACACCGTGCTGGTGGTGTGGTTGTTGTTGGGCACCGAGGATCTAGTGATCCTGGGTAGCAAGATGGTTGCCTAGTTGGTGGTTGAGTGGTTGGTCTTGGACATCTTGGGTCAGTTGAGCCTGGGTAGCAGACTGGAGGCTTAATAGTTGTAGGTGGTGGGAGGTATGTACTACCTGGAGTACTTGTTCTGGGTATCAAAGTTGTCTGTGGACAGCGTGGATCTGTTGAACCCGGATAACAGACAGGAGGTGCTGGTGTTGTTTGTGGTGGTGGGCAGCGTGGGTCTGTAGAGCCTGGATAGCACCTAGGAGTGGTTGGAGGTTTGGGACATCGGGGATCTGTAGAACCCGGATAGCAAACAAGTGGCCTTTCAGTAGTAGTTGTAGTTGGTCGGTAAGTAGTCGTTGTCCTTGGGCACCTTGGATCAGTTGATCCCGGATAGCAAACTGGTTTGCGAGTGGTGGTAGGTGGTGCAAATGTAGTTGTTTGTGGGCACCTGGGATCAAGAGATCCAGGATAGCAGCGTGGAGGGGGTTGTGTTGAAGTTGTAGTAGTAGGCCTTGGACATCTGGGATCTGTAGATCCTGGGTAACATCTAGCTGGTGGGGTGGTTGTTGCTGGGCATCTGGGATCTGGTGATCCAGGGTAACAAGATGGTTGTCTTGTAGGTGGCTGAGTAGTTGTTCTTGGACATCTTGGATCAGTTGAGCCTGGGTAGCAGACTGGAGGCTTAATAGTTGTAGGTGGTGGGAGGTATGTGCTACCTGGAGTACTTGTTCTAGGTCTCGTGGTCGTTTGTGGACAGCGTGGATCTGGTGATCCTGGGTAACACACAGGTGTGCTTGGTGTTGTATACGGTGGTGGACATCTTGGATCAGTCGAACCTGGGAAGCACCTTGGTGTTGTGGGAGGTTTTGGACAACGAGGATCAGTTGAACCAGGATAACATACAAGTGGGCGCTCTGTTGTAGTAGGTGGTCGGTATGTAGTGGTAGGTCTGGGACACCTAGGGTCAGTTGAACCAGGATAACAAACAAGTCTTGGAGTAGTGGTAGGTGGTGCATATGTTGTAGTCTGTGGACACCGAGGATCTAGAGAGCCTGGGTAACAGCGTAAGGTAGTTGTTGGGGTTGTGGTAGTGATTGGTTTAGGACATCTTGGGTCCGTAGATCCTGGGAAACATCTTGGAGCAGGAGTGGTGGTAGTTGTTTTAGGACATCTGGGATCTGTAGATCCTGGGTAGCATCGTGGGGGTGGAGTCGAGGTTGTAGTTGGTCTTTGGCAACGGGGATCTAGAGAACCTGGGTAACAGGTAGGTTGTCGCACAGTTGTTGTAATTGGTGGTAGGTAAGTGCTACCTGGGGTAGAAGGCCTTGTGGTAGGTTGTGGACAGCGAGGATCTGTTGAGCCAGGATAACAAACACGGGGGCGCTCTGTAGTAGTAGGTGGTCGATATGTGGTGGTTGGTTTGGGGCACCTTGGATCGGTTGAGCCTGGATAGCATTGAGGTCTAGCAGTTGTTGTGGATGGTACAAATGCAGTGGTTTTTGGGCACCTGGGGTCAAGAGAACCAGGATAGCAGCGTGGAGGGGGTTGTGTTGGAGTTGTAGTGGTGGGTCTAGGGCACCTCGGATCTGTAGAGCCTGGGTAACACCGTGCTGGTGGTGTGGTTGTTGTTGGGCACCGAGGATCTAGTGATCCTGGGTAGCAAGATGGTTGCCTAGTAGGTGGTTGAGTGGTTGGTCTTGGACATCTTGGGTCAGTTGAGCCTGGGTAGCAGACTGGAGGCTTAATAGTTGTAGGTGGTGGGAGGTATGTACTACCTGGAGTACTTGTTCTGGGTATCAAAGTTGTCTGTGGACAGCGTGGATCTGTTGAACCCGGATAACAGACAGGAGGTGCTGGTGTTGTTTGTGGTGGTGGGCAGCGTGGGTCTGTAGAGCCTGGATAGCACCTAGGAGTGGTTGGAGGTTTGGGACATCGGGGATCTGTAGAACCCGGATAGCAAACAAGTGGCCTTTCAGTTTTAGTTGTAGTTGGTCGGTAAGTAGTCGTTGTTCTTGGGCACCTTGGATCAGTTGATCCCGGATAGCAAGCTGGTTTGCGAGTAGTGGTAGGTGGTGCAAATGTAGTTGTTTGTGGGCACCTGGGATCAAGAGATCCAGGATAGCAGCGTGGAGGGGGTTGTGTTGAAGTTGTAGTAGTAGGCCTTGGACATCTGGGATCTGTAGATCCTGGGTAACATCTAGCTGGTGGGGTGGTAGTTACAGGGCATCGGGGATCTGGTGATCCTGGGTAACATGATGGTTGTCTTGTAGGTGGCTGAGTAGTTGTTCTTGGACATCTTGGATCAGTTGAGCCTGGGTAGCAGACTGGAGGCTTAATAGTTGTAGGTGGTGGGAGGTATGTGCTACCTGGAGTACTTGTTCTAGGTCTCGTGGTCGTTTGTGGACAGCGTGGATCTGGTGATCCTGGGTAACACACAGGTGTGCTTGGTGTTGTATACGGTGGTGGACATCTTGGATCAGTCGAACCTGGGAAGCACCTTGGTGTTGTGGGAGGTTTTGGGCAACGAGGATCAGTTGAACCAGGATAACAAACCAGTGGTCGCTCTGTTGTAGTAGGTGGTCGGTATGTGGTGGTAGGTCTGGGACACCTAGGGTCAGTTGAACCAGGATAACAAACAAGTCTTGGAGTAGTGGTAGGTGGTGCATATGTTGTAGTCTGCGGACACCGAGGATCTAGAGAGCCTGGATAACAGCGTAATGGAGTTGTGGTTGTGGTAGTGATTGGTTTAGGACATCTTGGGTCCGTAGATCCTGGAAAACATC
This region of Schistocerca gregaria isolate iqSchGreg1 chromosome 7, iqSchGreg1.2, whole genome shotgun sequence genomic DNA includes:
- the LOC126282270 gene encoding mucin-2-like isoform X2; protein product: MRWLPLLLLAQVASGQRRRVGAGINALAPLDETAGAAGGDHDHHHHHHTHVSRLDVVCDATSMTVTLDFDGPFNGVVYSKGHFSDSRCRYVKAGSNKSSFKFNIPVKGCGTVPSGGFGKTVDNIIVIQTEDDVQEAWDVARKVSCATASLQEKTVLFRPFVVDMLEVVSVPVTTGTVDCWMDIRRGYFPNTSPLGEIIKIGEPLTVLVYIKDSERRYDVRVRDCWAYDSEDYGATDTQKLQLTGPDGCPKKRKLIGYWQTTTDVGKTDASIIAYNNISAFKFPDRMQVYLTCNIEICSGQCTGKCQETQVTTVQTELPPNCYPGATDPRCPIPTTQPIPTTPLRCYPGSLDPRCPQTPTTTTQRPQCYPGSTDPRCPQFTTTTTTPYPRCFPGSTDPRCPKQTTTISTQPPLRCFPGSLDPRCPKTTTFEPQTTTAKLVCYPGSTDPRCPRTTTQPPTRQPSCYPGSLDPRCPATITPPARCYPGSTDPRCPRPTTTTSTQPPPRCYPGSLDPRCPQTTTFAPPTTTRKPVCYPGSTDPRCPRTTTTYRPTTTTERPLVCYPGSTDPRCPKPPTTPRCYPGSTDPRCPPPQTTPAIPVCYQGSTDPRCPQTTLIPRTSTPGSTYLPPTTTERPLVCYPGSTDPRCPRPTTQPPTRPPSCYPGSLDPRCPTTTTPARCYPGSTDPRCPRPTTTTSTQPPPRCYPGSLDPRCPKTTAIVPSTTTARPQCYPGSTDPRCPKPTTTYQPPTTTERPFVCYPGSTDLRCPRPTTTTTPPPQCYPGSTDPRCPKTTTTTPAPRCFPGSTDPRCPKPITTTTTTPLRCYPGSLDPRCPQTTTYAPPTTTPRLVCYPGSTDPRCPRPTTTYRPPTTTERPLVCYPGSTDPRCPKPPTTPRCFPGSTDPRCPPPYTTPSTPVCYPGSPDPRCPQTTTRPRTSTPGSTYLPPPTTIKPPVCYPGSTDPRCPRTTTQPPTRQPSCYPGSPDPRCPVTTTPPARCYPGSTDPRCPRPTTTTSTQPPPRCYPGSLDPRCPQTTTFAPPTTTRKPACYPGSTDPRCPRTTTTYRPTTTKTERPLVCYPGSTDPRCPKPPTTPRCYPGSTDPRCPPPQTTPAPPVCYPGSTDPRCPQTTLIPRTSTPGSTYLPPPTTIKPPVCYPGSTDPRCPRPTTQPPTRQPSCYPGSLDPRCPTTTTPPARCYPGSTDPRCPRPTTTTPTQPPPRCYPGSLDPRCPKTTAFVPSTTTARPQCYPGSTDPRCPKPTTTYRPPTTTERPRVCYPGSTDPRCPQPTTRPSTPGSTYLPPITTTVRQPTCYPGSLDPRCQRPTTTSTPPPRCYPGSTDPRCPKTTTTTPAPRCFPGSTDPRCPKPITTTTPTTTLRCYPGSLDPRCPQTTTYAPPTTTPRLVCYPGSTDPRCPRPTTTYRPPTTTERPLVCYPGSTDPRCPKPPTTPRCFPGSTDPRCPPPYTTPSTPVCYPGSPDPRCPQTTTRPRTSTPGSTYLPPPTTIKPPVCYPGSTDPRCPRTTTQPPTRQPSCYPGSPDPRCPATTTPPARCYPGSTDPRCPRPTTTTSTQPPPRCYPGSLDPRCPQTTTFAPPTTTRKPVCYPGSTDPRCPRTTTTYRPTTTTEKPLVCYPGSTDPHCPKPPTTPRCFPGSTDPRCPPPTTRPTTPGSSYLPPVTTTARQPICYPGSLDPRCPRPTTTSTPPPRCYPGSTDPRCPKTTTTTPAPRCFPGSTDPRCPKPITTTTITPLRCFPGSLDPRCPQTTTYAPPTTTPRLVCYPGSTDPRCPKPPTTPRCFPGSTDPRCPPLYTTPSTPVCYPGSPDPHCPQTTTRPRTSTPGSTYLPPPTTIKPPVCYPGSTDPRCPRTTTQPPTRQPSCYPGSLDPRCPRPTTTTTRTTSLQCYPGSSDPRCPQTSTPYPIPTTTVRLVCYPGSTDPRCPRPTTTTFSPPQCYPGSPDPRCPQTTTERAPICYPGSPDPRCPKIPSIPTTIAPPTFTTPFYCPCLTEHPPECFPGSLDPRCPTTTKKPILPPICFPGSNDPRCQTSPPYTTSSPLCFPGSPDPRCSTVPRTSTPGPSYLPPVVSTTVGVKPEVPSGCYPGSPDKNCAADSTINIETDVKPPKCFPGTDDADCFDGEDGSAIFPIIRTTTRKSVPVVSKDDFHGKDQDPRYHAFHSWLFEPQKIGRRRKIIHRSIDEENISQTHHVNKREVEQQVVAITIGVRGLMVGTENDLRSHSLVKRDLQYDVHPQQVQGELTNTSVTIVATVAVIISAVAAVSYIFLRIHKNRNKQRSERVITTMPELK